A stretch of the Vibrio sp. SS-MA-C1-2 genome encodes the following:
- a CDS encoding NADPH-dependent FMN reductase codes for MKILAIGASTSTSSINQKLASYAASLISGATVTVLDLNQYDMPIFSEQLEKEVGQQPNAKAFFEELGKYDAIVISFAEHNGHYTAAFKNIFDWTTRVNREVYQNIPTIMLATSPGPGGAQNVLAAATGSAPFFAGNVKGQLSVPNFYSNFDLEENKIINADIEKELQETINKLL; via the coding sequence ATGAAAATTTTAGCAATTGGTGCAAGCACAAGCACATCATCAATCAATCAGAAACTAGCAAGTTATGCTGCATCTTTAATTTCAGGTGCAACAGTGACTGTCCTTGATTTAAACCAATATGATATGCCTATTTTTAGCGAGCAATTAGAAAAAGAAGTTGGTCAACAACCAAACGCAAAGGCTTTTTTTGAAGAGTTAGGTAAATATGATGCCATTGTTATTTCATTTGCTGAACATAATGGTCATTATACTGCCGCATTCAAGAATATTTTTGATTGGACGACAAGAGTAAATCGCGAAGTTTATCAAAATATACCTACAATAATGCTTGCAACCTCACCGGGTCCGGGCGGTGCACAAAATGTCCTTGCTGCAGCAACTGGGTCTGCTCCATTTTTTGCAGGCAATGTAAAAGGTCAATTATCTGTTCCTAATTTTTACTCAAACTTTGATTTAGAAGAAAATAAAATAATAAATGCAGATATTGAAAAGGAACTACAAGAAACAATCAATAAACTACTGTAA
- a CDS encoding DUF3859 domain-containing protein — protein sequence MAKRTPIIDMTSYGIYSHWDAKSKQLPKITEFTTTIPANEDIEFGLTVNIKKAKGELIEFCIYHPGVLGKKGKVLPPFDGEVYVRSNDWDFYLGDTIQLLDPINGFDSNIGKWRMTLELNGKLIAEKTFDVVAADEANFWKQRGF from the coding sequence GTGGCAAAAAGAACCCCAATTATTGATATGACATCTTATGGAATATATTCTCATTGGGATGCAAAATCTAAGCAACTACCAAAAATTACTGAGTTCACAACAACAATTCCAGCTAACGAAGATATAGAATTCGGTCTTACCGTTAATATTAAGAAAGCAAAAGGTGAATTAATCGAGTTTTGTATTTATCACCCAGGAGTGTTAGGGAAGAAAGGAAAAGTGCTTCCACCATTTGATGGCGAAGTTTATGTTCGTAGTAATGATTGGGATTTTTACTTAGGGGATACAATCCAGTTGCTAGATCCCATTAATGGATTTGATAGCAATATTGGAAAATGGAGAATGACCTTAGAGCTTAATGGAAAACTCATTGCGGAAAAAACCTTTGATGTTGTTGCAGCTGATGAAGCTAATTTTTGGAAGCAACGTGGATTTTAA
- a CDS encoding DEAD/DEAH box helicase — MSFSSQGFHPELVKALVECGYEKLTPIQQKAIPMARKGHDILATAQTGTGKTAAFSLPLIQQLLDNEKPASRKTTRALILAPTRELAAQISQNIKEFVKYTNLSVTAVYGGNKMSSQVRQLELGVDILVATPGRLEEHLQEGNVSINQLEFLVFDEADRILDMGFINAVRKIMMEVESAPQIMMFSATTSTQMNQLAVDILRKPKRIIVDRENTAAKTVAHVVYPVDQEKKTELLSELIGRKNWKQVLVFVNYKETANEIVKELKLDGIKAVLCHGDKGQSARRRALTEFKEGKARVMVATDVAARGLDIEDLPFVINYDMPFLAEDYVHRIGRTGRAGKSGHAVSFVNREEELTLVQVESLIQQRIRRVEQPGYEPKNRDSYILKMNSKPAFKNRQGRRNNMDNPQADQASAERRLAMIKRVRDRQKS; from the coding sequence ATGTCATTTTCATCTCAAGGGTTTCACCCTGAACTCGTTAAAGCACTTGTTGAATGTGGTTACGAAAAACTCACACCTATTCAGCAAAAAGCGATTCCAATGGCACGTAAAGGCCACGATATTTTAGCGACGGCTCAAACAGGAACAGGGAAAACTGCTGCGTTTTCATTACCACTTATTCAACAGCTGCTTGATAATGAAAAACCTGCATCACGCAAAACAACGAGAGCTCTTATTTTAGCACCAACCCGTGAACTAGCAGCTCAAATTAGTCAGAATATTAAAGAGTTTGTTAAATATACCAACCTAAGTGTGACAGCGGTATATGGCGGAAATAAGATGTCATCACAAGTTCGTCAGTTAGAACTTGGTGTTGATATTTTAGTTGCAACCCCTGGCAGATTAGAAGAACACCTCCAAGAAGGAAATGTTTCAATCAACCAACTTGAGTTTTTAGTCTTTGATGAAGCTGATCGTATTCTGGATATGGGCTTTATTAATGCGGTTAGAAAAATCATGATGGAAGTTGAGAGTGCACCTCAAATTATGATGTTTTCTGCAACAACCTCAACTCAAATGAACCAGTTGGCTGTTGATATTCTTCGTAAACCAAAACGTATTATTGTTGATCGTGAAAATACTGCAGCGAAAACAGTTGCTCATGTTGTTTATCCTGTCGATCAAGAGAAAAAGACCGAACTTCTTTCTGAGTTAATTGGTCGAAAAAACTGGAAACAAGTTTTAGTTTTCGTGAACTATAAAGAAACTGCAAATGAAATAGTCAAAGAGCTAAAATTAGATGGTATTAAAGCTGTTTTATGCCATGGAGATAAAGGTCAAAGTGCTCGCCGTCGTGCCCTTACAGAATTTAAAGAAGGTAAAGCTCGCGTGATGGTTGCAACCGATGTTGCGGCACGAGGTTTAGATATTGAAGATCTTCCATTTGTTATTAATTACGATATGCCTTTCCTTGCTGAAGATTATGTCCACCGTATTGGTCGAACAGGTCGTGCAGGAAAGAGTGGTCATGCTGTTTCATTCGTTAACCGTGAAGAAGAATTGACGCTAGTTCAAGTTGAATCATTAATCCAACAACGAATTCGTCGCGTTGAACAACCAGGTTATGAACCGAAAAACCGTGATTCGTATATTTTGAAAATGAACAGTAAGCCTGCATTTAAAAACCGTCAAGGTCGTCGAAATAACATGGATAACCCTCAAGCAGATCAGGCATCAGCAGAACGCCGTTTAGCCATGATTAAACGTGTAAGAGATCGTCAAAAAAGTTAA
- the ltaE gene encoding low-specificity L-threonine aldolase, translating to MDFRSDTVTHPTSAMREAMAKAPVGDDVYGDDPTVNELELWAAERHGFEAALFTSSGTQANLLSIISHCQRGDEYLCGQEAHNYKYEAGGAAILGSVQPQPIENAEDGSLPFEKLKKAIKPDDIHFARTRLLSLENTIGGKVLPLSYLSEAREFADKNQLKLHLDGARVYNAATALNIDVKEIAQYFDSMTVCLSKGLAAPIGSLILGTHELINEARRWRKMVGGGMRQAGILAAAGKLALTEQVPLLIEDHKNAKYLAEELNKIEHFSIDPSSVQTNILFAEVSEELDQAHLLNELKKQNILISGGNPMRFVTHKDVDRQGIDKLLAVIDNLGH from the coding sequence ATTGACTTTCGTTCAGACACTGTAACTCACCCAACTTCGGCTATGCGTGAAGCAATGGCTAAAGCTCCTGTCGGAGATGATGTGTATGGTGATGATCCTACTGTAAATGAGCTTGAGCTTTGGGCTGCTGAACGTCATGGTTTTGAAGCTGCTTTATTTACTTCATCGGGTACACAAGCCAATTTGCTTTCGATTATCAGTCACTGTCAACGAGGTGATGAATACTTATGTGGTCAAGAGGCTCATAACTATAAATATGAAGCGGGTGGTGCTGCGATTTTAGGATCTGTTCAACCACAGCCTATTGAGAATGCTGAGGATGGTTCTTTACCTTTTGAAAAATTAAAAAAAGCGATTAAACCTGATGATATTCACTTTGCACGAACTCGCCTATTAAGCTTAGAAAATACCATTGGCGGCAAAGTACTCCCTCTCTCTTATTTATCAGAAGCTCGTGAATTTGCTGATAAAAATCAATTAAAACTTCATTTAGATGGCGCAAGAGTATATAACGCAGCGACAGCATTGAATATAGATGTCAAAGAAATTGCACAATATTTTGACTCAATGACAGTCTGTTTATCTAAGGGTCTTGCTGCTCCGATTGGCTCACTGATTTTAGGCACTCATGAACTGATCAATGAGGCACGTCGTTGGAGAAAAATGGTTGGTGGCGGTATGCGTCAAGCGGGTATATTAGCTGCGGCTGGCAAACTAGCACTAACAGAGCAAGTGCCGTTATTAATTGAAGATCATAAAAATGCTAAATATTTGGCTGAAGAGTTAAACAAAATAGAACATTTTTCTATCGATCCGTCGTCAGTTCAAACCAATATCTTGTTTGCTGAAGTATCTGAAGAGTTAGATCAAGCACACTTATTAAATGAACTAAAAAAACAAAATATTTTAATTTCAGGCGGTAATCCTATGCGTTTCGTTACTCATAAGGATGTTGATCGTCAAGGAATTGATAAGTTACTCGCAGTTATTGACAATTTAGGTCATTGA
- a CDS encoding porin gives MKRNLLAKSVLVGLLLPAGAMASQVDIYGLIQMDYGYHEQETHAGVNTHDWELESRASRFGIKGDVDVPDTSLKAIYKYEFGLNVDGSNTSSQVDLVQRDTFFGLAGQNWGSVKFGRYSSATKQVMHTKAGGIDLFDNQTNADYDYVFVGDDRVSNLISYQTPTILGGLQWTMIIQPGEGSEGDNGPADGISTALTYSTSKTWAVGLAYNNNINDTDIIKLTGKYHVGAFEFGAAYQNADGHGDDDLSGEGGMRGLGTVGLSRENIESQNAYLLNAGYHLGKILLKAQWAYGDLEQKDGSESYDTYNYAIGADYNFSPAMKTYVTLAQGQTDLGYGSNGKNSLATVGMMLKF, from the coding sequence ATGAAGCGTAATTTATTAGCGAAATCAGTATTGGTTGGCCTTCTACTTCCAGCCGGTGCAATGGCAAGTCAAGTTGATATTTATGGTCTGATTCAAATGGACTACGGGTATCATGAACAAGAGACTCATGCTGGTGTTAATACTCATGACTGGGAACTTGAAAGTAGAGCTTCTCGTTTTGGTATTAAAGGTGATGTAGATGTGCCAGACACGAGTTTGAAAGCTATCTATAAATATGAGTTTGGTTTAAATGTCGATGGAAGTAATACGAGTAGTCAGGTTGATCTTGTTCAACGTGATACCTTCTTTGGCTTAGCGGGACAGAATTGGGGTTCGGTAAAATTTGGTCGTTACAGCTCTGCAACCAAGCAAGTGATGCATACTAAAGCGGGTGGAATTGATCTTTTTGATAACCAGACAAATGCTGATTATGATTATGTTTTCGTTGGTGATGACCGTGTTAGTAACCTAATAAGCTACCAAACACCAACTATTTTAGGTGGCTTACAGTGGACAATGATTATTCAGCCTGGTGAGGGGAGCGAGGGTGACAATGGTCCTGCTGATGGTATTTCAACAGCTTTAACTTATAGCACCAGCAAAACTTGGGCAGTGGGTTTAGCCTATAATAATAATATTAATGATACGGATATTATTAAATTAACCGGTAAATATCATGTCGGTGCCTTTGAGTTTGGTGCAGCTTATCAAAATGCGGATGGTCATGGTGATGATGATCTTTCTGGTGAAGGTGGTATGAGAGGATTAGGCACTGTAGGGCTTTCTCGTGAAAATATTGAATCTCAAAACGCTTACTTGTTAAATGCTGGCTATCACTTGGGAAAAATTTTACTGAAAGCTCAATGGGCCTATGGTGATTTAGAACAAAAAGATGGTTCTGAATCATATGATACTTATAACTATGCCATTGGTGCGGATTATAACTTTAGTCCAGCAATGAAGACTTACGTGACTTTAGCTCAAGGTCAAACAGATCTTGGTTACGGCAGCAATGGTAAAAACAGCCTTGCAACTGTCGGTATGATGTTGAAGTTCTAA
- a CDS encoding DUF2960 domain-containing protein: MARTVRYVFKKKQKDIPFSYGQYRTIHEAVAAAEGIDLTEFLKMELQVGMVSTDSKAVKEYRDSYFKQLGFGKIAFLREESQSIKDNRS, from the coding sequence ATGGCGCGTACTGTGCGTTATGTATTTAAAAAGAAGCAAAAAGATATTCCATTTTCTTACGGTCAATATAGAACGATTCATGAAGCTGTCGCGGCTGCCGAAGGAATTGACCTGACTGAGTTTTTAAAAATGGAACTCCAAGTTGGTATGGTATCAACCGATTCTAAAGCAGTAAAAGAGTATCGAGACAGCTATTTTAAACAGTTAGGTTTTGGCAAAATCGCGTTCTTGCGTGAAGAGAGCCAATCGATAAAAGATAACCGCAGTTAA
- a CDS encoding L-serine ammonia-lyase, producing MLSIFDIYKIGVGPSSSHTNGPMLASFKFYQLIQDQLSNVSRIQVDLYGSLSLTGIGHHTDRASILGLMGYTPDNIDIVVANKKMQTAISDQKLPLSDQVIIDFNYQTDILFHKENLPLHENGMKIHAFDKSGQKIVSETFYSIGGGFIATADELQFGKKNGTVTFSYPFKSADDLIKLTEKHGLSLATLIQQNELAYRSDDELTAKANQIWQVMSDCMERGFATEGILDGGLNVTRRAPALLKHLEANDDSLDPMATLDWINLFAFAVSEENAAGGQIVTSPTNGAAGVIPAVLMYYHKFVRELDANQIKDFLAVSAAIGMLYKVNASISGAEVGCQGEIGVSSSMAAAGLTSLRGGSNEQICIAAEIAMEHSLGMTCDPIGGLVQIPCIERNAMGAMKAINASRMALKRTSKSLISLDKVIATMYQTGKDMNKKYRETSQGGLAVIHLAPPCE from the coding sequence ATGCTTTCAATTTTCGATATTTATAAAATAGGCGTTGGTCCTTCGAGCTCACATACCAATGGTCCAATGCTCGCTAGCTTTAAATTCTATCAACTTATACAAGATCAGCTTTCTAATGTTTCTCGTATTCAAGTTGATCTCTATGGTTCTCTTTCGTTAACGGGTATTGGTCACCATACTGATCGTGCCTCAATTCTTGGTTTGATGGGCTATACACCAGATAATATCGACATTGTTGTAGCTAATAAAAAGATGCAAACGGCAATTTCCGATCAAAAGTTACCATTAAGTGATCAGGTCATTATCGACTTTAATTATCAAACCGATATTCTATTCCACAAAGAAAATCTTCCACTGCATGAGAATGGTATGAAGATCCATGCATTTGATAAATCGGGTCAGAAGATCGTTTCTGAAACATTTTACTCTATCGGTGGTGGATTTATTGCAACCGCGGATGAACTTCAGTTTGGCAAGAAAAATGGGACAGTCACCTTTTCTTATCCTTTCAAATCTGCCGATGATTTGATTAAACTGACAGAGAAGCATGGTTTAAGTTTAGCAACACTAATTCAACAAAATGAGTTGGCTTACCGTAGTGATGACGAACTAACAGCTAAAGCCAATCAAATTTGGCAAGTCATGTCCGATTGTATGGAACGTGGTTTTGCAACTGAAGGCATTTTAGATGGCGGATTAAATGTCACCCGTCGCGCACCTGCTCTACTAAAACACCTAGAAGCAAATGACGACTCCCTTGATCCGATGGCGACACTTGACTGGATCAATCTGTTTGCGTTTGCGGTTAGTGAAGAAAATGCAGCCGGTGGACAAATTGTCACTTCTCCGACAAATGGTGCGGCTGGTGTCATTCCTGCAGTATTAATGTATTACCATAAATTTGTCCGAGAATTAGATGCCAATCAGATTAAAGATTTTCTTGCCGTTTCTGCCGCAATCGGAATGTTGTATAAAGTTAATGCGTCAATCTCTGGTGCTGAAGTAGGCTGTCAGGGTGAGATTGGTGTTTCATCTTCAATGGCGGCGGCTGGCTTAACCTCTTTACGTGGTGGCAGTAATGAGCAGATCTGTATTGCAGCAGAAATTGCCATGGAACACTCATTAGGCATGACTTGTGATCCGATCGGTGGATTAGTACAAATTCCATGCATCGAGCGTAATGCCATGGGCGCAATGAAAGCGATTAATGCATCTAGAATGGCATTAAAAAGAACCAGTAAATCCTTAATATCCCTAGATAAAGTTATCGCGACAATGTATCAGACGGGTAAAGATATGAATAAAAAGTATCGTGAAACATCACAAGGTGGATTAGCGGTTATTCATTTAGCACCACCGTGTGAATAA